TGGCGCAATTGATTGCGGGTATAATGGAATTCAAAAAAGACAATACATTTGGATTCGTCGCATTTACTTCATACGGATGTTTTTGGATGACATTGGTAGGGATTTTCATATTGGAAGAGGTTGGTTTTATGGCCGCTGACTCATTTTCAATGGGCTGTTATTTGTTTATGTGGGGATTGTTGACTTTAGGTTTGTTTTTTGGAACGCTTAAAGGCGGGAAAGTAGGTCAAGCTGTGTTCTTTTCATTGACAGTATTATTTTTCTTGCTTGCTTTGGCGAAGTTTACGGGTAGCCATCTTATTCATACTATAGCTGGTTATGAAGGAATTATATGCGGAGGAATTGCCTTTTATGAAGCTATTGCTATTGTGATAAATGATAAGCACGGAAAGCAAGTTTTGCCATTGTAAAAATTTGTAAACAAGAAATAAAAAAATCCCTGCATTGAGTTTCTCAACGCAGGGATTTTCATTTGTCGACTAGGATATTTTTTTAATTTTCCAAAGCA
The Aureibacter tunicatorum DNA segment above includes these coding regions:
- a CDS encoding acetate uptake transporter; translation: MSKNSTELTVNPAPLGLAGFGMTTILLNIHNAGFFEVNAMILMMGIFYGGLAQLIAGIMEFKKDNTFGFVAFTSYGCFWMTLVGIFILEEVGFMAADSFSMGCYLFMWGLLTLGLFFGTLKGGKVGQAVFFSLTVLFFLLALAKFTGSHLIHTIAGYEGIICGGIAFYEAIAIVINDKHGKQVLPL